A stretch of the Aphis gossypii isolate Hap1 chromosome 2, ASM2018417v2, whole genome shotgun sequence genome encodes the following:
- the LOC126549811 gene encoding dystonin-like has product MDQSFVIQISDIVVGEEPNVSARDALLKWARKSTSKYPGVRVTDFTSSWRDGLAFNAIIHRNRPDLVDWRNVKNVDTHEIDEKSIINYISSLHEVFPEPPRLHHLYDSESQQRSGDRLHPLDSLLHSKVLTFLATLSFPIVEERTVTKQTRTILETRLVYINTHFRSLQECIDWCNNKLKQLQEAEYGSDLPSVQGLLDQHQRGHKIIDQFHTKVEHCINAKSNFHGDELSLYFQHLNTLQKVYAELVTFSNKRLSDLETLQDFLQSATNQLVWLNEKEEIELNRDWSDKDLNIPSIRQCYELAFGSGIESLMSELEKREIQDCGEALILQGHLASKCTEAYISALKTHWTWLLQLTLCLETHLKHATYYHQFYADVKEAEHWLNKRDELLNSVFSQSEFSLDEGERLLKGMQDLREELNNFSEVIGTLEDRSRQVVPLKQRRLPITRPIPVNAICSFKQNGVC; this is encoded by the exons ATGGACCAATCGTTTGTCATACAA atatctgACATTGTGGTCGGCGAAGAGCCGAACGTATCGGCGCGTGACGCTTTATTGAAATGGGCTCGAAAATCAACATCGAAATACCCAGGTGTTCGAGTGACGGACTTCACGTCTTCTTGGCGGGATGGTCTGGCATTCAACGCGATTATACAtagaaatag GCCGGATTTAGTCGATTGGCGCaatgttaaaa ACGTTGACACCCAcgaaattgatgaaaaatcaattattaattatatatcatcGTTACACGAAGTGTTCCCAGAGCCCCCACGTTTACACCATCTTTATGATTCt gaATCTCAACAACGTTCTGGAGATAGACTCCATCCATTAGATTCTTTATTACATTCAAAAGTTCTTACTTTTTTGGCTACTCTATCGTTTCCAATTGTTGAAGAGCGTACAGTTACCAAACAAACTCGAACCATTCTGGAAACCCGACTTGTCTATATCAATACTCATTTCCGTTCATTACAAGAATGCATTGATTGGTGCAATAACAAATTG aaacaatTACAAGAAGCTGAATATGGTTCAGACTTACCTAGTGTTCAAGGGCTTTTGGATCAACACCAACGCGGACACAAAATAATTGACCAATTTCATACTAAAGTTGAGCATTGCATAAATGCTAAGAGTAATTTCCACGGAGACgaattatcattgtattttcAGCACTTGAATACATTGCAGAAGGTTTATGCTGAATTAGTTACTTTCTCTAATAAACGATTATCTGATCTTGAAACATTACAAGACTTTTTGCAATCGGCTACAAATCAACTTGTTTGGCTCAACGAAAAAGaagaaattgaattaaatcgTGATTGGAGCGATAAAGATTTAAACATTCCATCAATTCGACAATGCTATGag cttGCATTTGGATCTGGGATTGAG tCTTTAATGTCAGAACTTGAGAAAAGAGAGATTCAAGACTGCGGAGAAGCGTTAATTCTTCAGGGTCATTTAGCATCAAAGTGTACTGAAGCTTATATATCTGCATTAAAAACACATTGGACTTGGTTACTTCAGTTAACTCTTTGTTTGGAAACTCATCTGAAGCATGCCACTTACTACCATCAGTTCTATGCTGATGTCAAAGAAGCTGAACACTGGTTAAACAAACGAGATGAGTTACTAAATTCTGTTTTTAGTCAATCAGAATTTAGTTTGGATGAAGGAGAACGTTTGTTGAAAGGTATGCAAGACCTCCGagaagaattaaataatttcagtgAAGTGATCGGTACACTTGAAGACCGATCTAGGCAAGTAGTTCCACTAAAACAACGTAGACTCCCAATTACTAGACCTATACCAGTGAACGCAATTTGTAGCTTCAAACAAAATGgggtatgttaa
- the LOC126549812 gene encoding uncharacterized protein LOC126549812: MTTICRYCNAVKFKRETVGLCCASGKVKLDPLLTPPQPLKTLFDGSDPDSSHFLQHILEYNNCFRMTSFGANIIREGGFMPTCKIQGQIYHLHGSMVPTPDEPHQFLQIYFISSMVDQLNVRCNIQGAQQLKRRIIEQLQAFFHANNAVVNMFKTALERMPSDTHKFVIRADCTPTGEHVRRFNAPTVNDVAAIIVGDPTKSRDIVVQRRSNIMHRVNETHRLYDALQYPIIYWQGQDGYDITLKMVDPITGVSTNNKNLSAMNYYAYRMMIRTHEENVILKCGRLFQQFAVDMYVKVETERLAFIRFNQPKLRSEDYIHLRDAIHSDGDVQNIGRLTILPSTYIGSPRHMHEYAQDAMTYVRNYGTPDLFITVTCNPKWTEIERELEPGQKPQDRHDIIARVFQQKLKVMMDVLTKYRVFGDTRCYMYSVEWQKRGLPHAHILIWLLNKLHSNEVDDIISAEIPDPVTDPRLHDIVTTQMVHGPCGALNPLSPCIVDGKCTKRYPRPLVAETVTGNDGYPVYRRRSKEDNGRTIKVKVQNQEIEIGNEFIVPYCPLLSRIFETHANVESCHSAKSIKYLCKYVTKGSDMAVFGIASENVNDEISNFQMGRYVSTNEALWRLLSFQIHERYPTVVHLAVHLENGQRVYFTEANAAQRAERPPSTTLTSFCRIRRSNRTYRHKHTTEFNITL; this comes from the exons ATGACGACTATATGCCGATATTGCAATGCGGTAAAGTTCAAAAGAGAAACGGTTGGATTGTGCTGCGCAAGTGGAAAAGTCAAACTGGATCCATTACTTACACCACCACAGCCACTGAAAACATTGTTTGATGGAAGTGATCCCGATTCCAGCCATTTTCTTCAACACATCCTTGAATACAATAACTGCTTTCGCATGACTTCCTTTGGAGCTAATATCATTCGAGAAGGCGGCTTCATGCCGACTTGCAAG ATACAAGGTCAAATATATCATTTGCATGGTTCAATGGTGCCAACACCAGATGAACCGCATCAATTTctgcaaatatatttcatttcgtCGATGGTGGATCAGCTGAACGTGCGGTGCAATATACAGGGAGCACAACAGTTAAAGAGACGAATTATTGAACAGTTGCAAGCATTTTTTCACGCTAATAATGCTGTGGTTAATATGTTCAAAACAGCATTGGAACGAATGCCATCGGATACGCACAAATTTGTCATAAGAGCGGATTGTACTCCAACAGGTGAACATGTGCGAAGATTCAATGCACCCACCGTTAATGATGTTGCTGCAATTATTGTTGGCGATCCAACTAAATCACGAGACATTGTCGTTCAGCGAAGAAGCAATATCATGCATCGTGTAAACGAGACACATCGTTTGTACGATGCGTTACAATATCCAATCATTTATTGGCAAGGGCAAGACGGATACGACATCACGTTGAAGATGGTCGATCCAATTACAG GAGTATcaacgaataataaaaatctaagcgCAATGAATTACTATGCGTATCGTATGATGATTCGTACACATGAGGAGAATGTCATTCTGAAGTGCGGTCGGCTATTCCAGCAATTCGCTGTCGACATGTATGTCAAAGTCGAGACCGAACGTTTAGCGTTCATCAGATTCAATCAGCCAAAGCTACGATCTGAGGACTATATACACTTGCGTGATGCTATTCATTCAGATGGTGATGTTCAGAATATTGGACGACTGACGATTCTCCCATCAACTTATATCGGAAGCCCACGCCACATGCACGAATACGCTCAAGACGCTATGACGTACGTGCGAAATTATGGAACTccggatttatttattacggtCACATGCAATCCGAAGTGGACGGAAATTGAACGCGAGTTGGAACCGGGTCAAAAACCGCAAGATCGCCATGACATAATCGCCAGAGTATTTCAGCAAAAACTCAAGGTTATGATGGATGTGCTTACTAAGTATCGAGTTTTTGGTGACACACGTTGTTATATGTACTCGGTGGAATGGCAGAAGCGTGGACTACCGCATGCTCATATCCTAATTTGGTTGCTGAACAAATTACATTCAAATGAAGTGGATGACATCATATCAGCTGAAATTCCTGATCCAGTCACTGATCCCCGTCTACACGACATTGTGACGACACAGATGGTGCATGGACCGTGCGGTGCATTAAATCCATTATCGCCTTGCATAGTTGATGGAAAGTGCACAAAACGATATCCGCGACCGTTAGTTGCTGAAACAGTCACAGGGAACGATGGATATCCAGTTTATCGTCGGCGTTCAAAAGAAGATAACGGTCGAACTATCAAAGTTAAAGTTCAAAATCAAGAGATTGAGATCGGAAATGAATTCATTGTACCATATTGCCCGCTGCTATCACGAATTTTCGAAACACATGCAAACGTTGAGAGTTGTCATTCGGCCaaatcaatcaaatatttgtgCAAGTACGTCACAAAAGGCAGCGACATGGCTGTGTTTGGTATTGCGTCGGAAAATGTGAATGACGAAATCAGCAACTTCCAAATGGGCAGATACGTCAGTACTAATGAAGCACTGTGGCGATTATTGTCATTTCAAATTCATGAAAGATATCCCACAGTTGTACATTTAGCAGTGCATTTGGAAAATGGCCAAAGAGTTTACTTCACTGAGGCTAATGCGGCACAACGAGCTGAGAGACCACCATCGACAACATTGACTAGCTTCTGTCGTATACGCCGATCAAATCGTACATATAGACATAAACACACAACAGAATTCAATATTACACTTTAG
- the LOC126549813 gene encoding uncharacterized protein LOC126549813 has translation MCEADPFAATLMYVEMPKYYTWNQSTKKFQRRKQGTPVPDWPQVFSTDALGRMYTVHPRNDECFYLRLLLVNVRGPKSFAHLKTVNGHQCQTYREACQLLGLLENDSHWDLTLADSVVSSNAYQIRTLFAIIITTCFPSQPIQLWNKYKDAICEDILHRLRIQTNNPDIQITDEIYNEGLILIEDQCLTIANKLLI, from the coding sequence ATGTGTGAAGCAGATCCATTCGCAGCGACGCTGATGTACGTTGAAATGCCCAAGTATTACACTTGGAATCAATCAACAAAGAAATTCCAACGTCGCAAACAAGGAACCCCAGTTCCAGACTGGCCACAGGTGTTTTCAACTGATGCACTAGGTCGTATGTACACTGTTCATCCTAGAAAcgatgaatgtttttatttgcgACTGCTGTTAGTAAATGTACGTGGACCGAAATCATTTGCGCATTTGAAAACTGTGAATGGCCACCAATGCCAAACATATCGAGAAGCATGTCAACTATTGGGTTTGCTGGAGAACGATTCTCATTGGGATTTAACACTTGCAGATTCAGTTGTTTCATCAAATGCGTACCAAATACGAACGCTGTTCGCAATTATCATCACCACATGTTTTCCTTCACAACCAATTCAGTTATGGAACAAATACAAAGACGCCATATGTGAAGATATCTTGCATCGCTTGCGTATTCAAACGAATAATCCTGACATCCAAATAACCGATGAAATCTACAATGAAGGATTGATTCTGATTGAGGATCAATGCTTGACTATTGCAAACAAGCTACTGATTTAG